Proteins encoded within one genomic window of Lysinibacillus sphaericus:
- a CDS encoding TRAP transporter large permease: MLILLLSFFILLFLRVPVAVSLALSTILVFFQIDFNMNMIPQRIFTALDSFPMMAIPGFVLAGVLMARGGISKYLIEALRAWIGHLPGGLAVVTIVACAIFAAISGSSPATAAAIGSIMIPAMISAGYKKRYSMGLVAAGGTLGILIPPSVPLIIYGITSEQSIGELFMAGVIPGLALTGILIVAAIFYAKRNGFNGDEPASWEVRWRKSLKAIWGGFLPFLILGTIYSGVVTPTESAVIAVFYGLVVSLFIYREMKLKDFREVLVESINITAMIFLIIGAASLFGLYLTNAQVPQQVGAWIAESDLNKWIFMIIVNILFFIMGMFLEAVSIILITLPILLPILVHFDINLIHFAIIMTINMELGMITPPVGLNLFVVSGIAKEKLGEVVKGVIPFIILMIVFLALVIVLPQLSLWLPEQMK; encoded by the coding sequence ATGCTAATCCTCTTACTTAGTTTCTTTATTTTATTATTTTTACGTGTACCTGTCGCAGTCAGCTTAGCGCTTTCAACGATTTTAGTGTTCTTCCAAATTGATTTCAATATGAATATGATTCCACAGCGTATTTTCACAGCTCTCGATTCATTCCCGATGATGGCTATTCCGGGATTCGTTCTTGCAGGTGTACTTATGGCACGTGGGGGCATTTCTAAGTATTTAATAGAAGCATTACGCGCTTGGATTGGACATCTCCCTGGCGGTCTCGCAGTTGTAACCATTGTTGCCTGTGCGATATTCGCAGCCATTTCGGGTTCTTCCCCTGCTACGGCTGCTGCTATCGGTTCCATTATGATTCCTGCCATGATTTCAGCTGGCTATAAAAAGCGCTACTCTATGGGACTTGTAGCTGCTGGTGGTACACTCGGCATTTTAATTCCTCCAAGTGTTCCTTTAATCATTTATGGTATAACTTCCGAGCAATCTATCGGTGAATTATTTATGGCTGGGGTTATTCCAGGTCTTGCGTTAACTGGTATTTTAATCGTTGCTGCTATCTTCTATGCAAAACGCAATGGGTTTAATGGCGATGAGCCGGCATCTTGGGAAGTTCGCTGGCGGAAATCACTAAAAGCCATTTGGGGTGGCTTCTTACCATTTTTAATTTTAGGAACGATCTATTCTGGCGTTGTCACACCTACTGAATCGGCTGTGATTGCAGTATTCTACGGATTAGTCGTGTCACTATTTATCTATCGTGAAATGAAGTTAAAAGACTTCCGTGAAGTATTAGTTGAGTCTATTAATATTACTGCAATGATTTTCTTAATTATCGGTGCTGCGTCTTTATTCGGTTTATATTTAACGAACGCACAAGTTCCTCAACAAGTTGGTGCTTGGATTGCGGAAAGTGACTTGAACAAATGGATTTTCATGATTATCGTCAATATTTTATTCTTTATCATGGGGATGTTCTTAGAAGCAGTATCCATTATTCTCATAACGCTACCAATCTTGTTACCAATCCTTGTTCATTTTGATATCAACCTTATTCACTTTGCGATTATTATGACAATCAATATGGAGCTTGGTATGATTACACCTCCTGTAGGTCTAAATCTCTTTGTAGTAAGTGGTATTGCGAAGGAAAAACTCGGAGAAGTAGTCAAAGGAGTTATTCCATTTATTATTTTAATGATTGTGTTCTTAGCACTCGTTATCGTACTTCCACAATTATCACTTTGGCTACCAGAACAAATGAAATAA
- a CDS encoding TRAP transporter small permease yields MNILHKLWGYLEEILAGFFFVAGIALIFYGVMMRYIFNEPQAWVEELARYAIIWGTFLGFGLALRHNQHIQVDILYDKLKPSQKRILDLVATCLSIVFCFIYTYYGFILVENRYTSGMVSLDIGIPMWVVYLVLPISGVLFLLRFVERLVNILRGKDEEYANPLT; encoded by the coding sequence ATGAATATTTTACATAAACTATGGGGGTATCTAGAGGAAATCCTTGCTGGATTCTTTTTCGTAGCTGGTATTGCACTGATTTTCTACGGTGTAATGATGCGTTATATTTTTAATGAACCCCAAGCTTGGGTAGAAGAATTAGCACGTTACGCCATTATTTGGGGAACATTTCTTGGCTTTGGTTTAGCACTTCGTCACAATCAACACATCCAAGTAGATATTTTATACGATAAATTAAAACCATCCCAGAAACGAATTTTAGATTTAGTGGCAACATGCTTAAGCATCGTCTTTTGTTTCATTTATACGTACTATGGATTTATTTTAGTTGAAAACCGCTATACATCAGGTATGGTATCACTAGACATCGGCATTCCTATGTGGGTAGTCTACTTAGTACTGCCGATTTCAGGTGTGTTATTTTTACTACGATTTGTAGAAAGATTAGTCAATATTTTAAGAGGAAAGGACGAAGAATATGCTAATCCTCTTACTTAG
- a CDS encoding DctP family TRAP transporter solute-binding subunit: MKKWLLMSLMAVLVLALAACGGDKKETASAPAAEGDGGYTKDKPLVIKFSHVTSIDSVKGKAADAFAKLVEEKTDGKVKVEVYPSSQLYGDNDELDALVSGNVHMIAPSVTKMVKIDPRWQYVDMPYLFENEEHVRKFFDSDVAKTILESDQLAANDIKGLVFWENGFKHFSNNKHPLVNVEDFKGLKFRAQAGKVLEAQFKALHAGSATISFGETYAALQQGTVDGQENTFNNFDTQKYQEVQKYFSVSEHGRLDYAIFVNKPFWDKIPSDLLKAVEDSLNEATTLAWDLAAEENAKSYENIKNSGIEVVELTAAQKEAIKAELEPVYEEFGKAITEDLINGIRDLK; encoded by the coding sequence ATGAAAAAATGGCTTCTTATGTCACTGATGGCTGTGCTTGTACTAGCATTAGCCGCGTGTGGTGGCGACAAAAAAGAAACAGCCTCTGCTCCAGCAGCTGAAGGAGATGGTGGTTATACAAAAGATAAACCGCTTGTTATTAAATTTTCTCACGTTACATCAATTGACAGTGTTAAAGGAAAAGCTGCCGATGCTTTTGCAAAATTAGTTGAGGAGAAAACTGACGGTAAAGTGAAAGTTGAAGTTTATCCTTCTTCTCAATTATATGGCGATAATGATGAACTGGATGCATTAGTATCTGGAAACGTACATATGATTGCTCCATCTGTTACAAAAATGGTGAAAATTGACCCTCGTTGGCAATACGTAGACATGCCTTACCTTTTTGAAAACGAAGAGCATGTTCGTAAATTCTTTGATTCTGACGTAGCAAAAACCATTCTTGAATCCGATCAATTAGCCGCAAATGATATTAAAGGTTTAGTATTCTGGGAAAACGGCTTTAAACATTTTTCAAATAACAAACACCCACTTGTAAATGTTGAAGATTTTAAAGGTTTAAAATTCCGTGCACAAGCAGGGAAAGTTCTTGAAGCACAATTTAAAGCTTTACATGCTGGCTCAGCGACGATTTCATTCGGTGAAACATACGCTGCTCTGCAACAAGGAACTGTAGATGGACAAGAAAATACGTTCAACAACTTCGATACTCAAAAATACCAAGAAGTTCAAAAGTACTTTTCTGTATCTGAACACGGTCGTCTTGACTACGCTATCTTTGTGAACAAACCTTTCTGGGATAAAATTCCTAGCGATTTATTAAAAGCGGTTGAAGATTCTTTAAATGAGGCTACAACGTTAGCTTGGGATTTAGCTGCTGAAGAAAACGCCAAATCGTATGAAAACATTAAGAACTCTGGCATTGAAGTGGTTGAATTAACAGCTGCTCAAAAAGAGGCTATCAAAGCTGAACTTGAGCCCGTTTACGAAGAGTTTGGCAAAGCGATTACTGAAGATTTAATTAATGGTATTCGTGATTTAAAATAA
- a CDS encoding DctP family TRAP transporter solute-binding subunit — protein MWRNRILKQFVSVLILLTVLLVSCQQQDYPTDNEQLSHEEQIVIRFSHVVGENTPKGMAAVKFAELIKQRSNGHVEIQVFPNGVLYKDGEEMNALLRGDIQMIAPAISKITTLVPEWSVMDLPYAFKNAEEVRSYIDSEVGQSLMKKLNDHNLFSMGVWDSGFKQLSNSIRPIQDVSDLKDLRMRIMPSDILAEQFLSVGAYPKRIDFNTVFHQLQKGNVDGQENTLTNITSKNLHSLQDYLTISNHGYLGYLLLMNNEFWQSLPKDVQTLLIETLAEVQEWEWQLAENLTAERLQEMEACSCINIHYFTDEDVQQWESAFDPVYEYYANNYNKKYILALPKNQSRH, from the coding sequence ATGTGGCGCAATCGTATTCTCAAACAATTTGTGAGCGTTCTCATTTTACTGACAGTGCTGTTAGTTTCCTGTCAGCAACAAGACTACCCTACAGACAATGAGCAATTAAGTCATGAAGAACAAATTGTTATTCGCTTTTCACATGTAGTTGGTGAAAACACACCAAAGGGAATGGCGGCAGTAAAGTTTGCCGAGCTCATTAAACAACGAAGTAATGGTCATGTAGAAATTCAAGTCTTTCCAAATGGTGTTCTTTATAAAGACGGTGAAGAAATGAATGCGCTTTTACGTGGCGATATTCAAATGATTGCACCAGCCATTTCAAAAATTACTACACTCGTTCCCGAATGGTCAGTGATGGACTTACCCTATGCATTTAAAAATGCTGAGGAAGTACGTTCATACATTGATAGTGAAGTGGGTCAATCATTAATGAAGAAATTAAATGACCACAATCTGTTTTCAATGGGTGTTTGGGATAGTGGATTCAAACAATTGAGTAATAGTATCCGCCCTATCCAAGATGTCTCTGACTTAAAAGACTTACGCATGCGCATCATGCCAAGTGATATTTTAGCAGAACAATTTTTAAGTGTTGGTGCCTATCCAAAACGCATAGATTTCAACACGGTCTTCCATCAACTACAAAAAGGCAATGTAGATGGACAGGAAAATACTTTAACAAATATTACAAGTAAAAACCTCCATTCCTTACAAGACTACTTAACTATTAGTAATCATGGTTATTTAGGTTATTTGCTACTGATGAACAATGAGTTCTGGCAATCCTTACCGAAGGATGTTCAAACATTGCTTATTGAAACGCTTGCAGAAGTACAAGAATGGGAATGGCAACTGGCAGAAAATCTTACAGCAGAACGTTTGCAAGAAATGGAAGCTTGTAGTTGTATCAATATTCATTACTTTACAGATGAAGATGTTCAGCAATGGGAATCTGCATTTGACCCAGTGTATGAGTATTACGCAAATAACTATAACAAGAAATATATACTGGCACTGCCAAAAAACCAATCACGTCATTAA